Proteins encoded together in one Streptomyces sp. NA04227 window:
- a CDS encoding amidohydrolase: MSESTATEPRTRTVLLRGGEVHSPADPFATAMVVERGQVAWVGSEGAADAFADGVDEVLDLGGALVTPAFTDAHVHTTSTGLALTGLDLTGAATLDEALARVRAHAEARPRDRVLLGHGWDAARWPDGRPPAREELDRATGGRPLYLSRIDVHSAVVTTALLELVPGVTELPGYDDGAPLTREAHHAVRAAALGALTPDQRTEAQRAALARAASLGIGSVHECGGPQISGEDDFTALLALAAAEPGPRVTGYWGELVASAAEADRVRALGAVGAAGDLFVDGAFGSHTACLHEPYADADHRGASYVDPAQIAAHVVACTEAGLQAGFHAIGDAAVGAVTEGVAVAAEKLGLARVRAARHRVEHAELLSPETVAAFAELGLTASVQPAFDALWGGDSGMYVARLGAERARALNPFAALLRAGVPLAFGSDSPVTPLDPWGTVRAAAFHRTPEHRVSVRAAFTAHTRGGWRATGRDDAGVLVPGAPADYAVWRTGDLVVQAPDDRVARWSTDPRSGTPGLPDLSPGAPLPVCLRTVVGGRTVFEGAW, from the coding sequence ATGAGCGAGAGCACCGCCACCGAACCGCGAACCCGTACCGTTCTGCTGCGCGGCGGGGAGGTGCACAGTCCCGCCGACCCGTTCGCCACCGCGATGGTCGTCGAGCGGGGCCAGGTCGCCTGGGTGGGCTCCGAGGGTGCCGCGGACGCCTTCGCCGACGGCGTCGACGAGGTGCTCGACCTGGGGGGCGCCCTGGTCACCCCGGCGTTCACCGACGCCCATGTGCACACCACGTCCACCGGTCTCGCGCTCACCGGACTCGACCTCACCGGCGCCGCCACCCTCGACGAGGCCCTCGCCCGGGTCCGTGCGCACGCCGAGGCCCGGCCGCGGGACCGGGTCCTGCTCGGCCACGGCTGGGACGCGGCGCGCTGGCCGGACGGGCGGCCCCCGGCCCGGGAGGAACTCGACCGGGCCACCGGCGGGCGCCCGCTCTACCTCTCCCGTATCGACGTCCACTCCGCGGTCGTCACCACGGCACTGCTCGAACTGGTCCCCGGCGTCACGGAGTTGCCCGGCTACGACGACGGCGCGCCGCTGACCCGCGAGGCACACCACGCGGTACGCGCCGCGGCGCTCGGTGCCCTCACCCCGGACCAGCGCACCGAGGCCCAGCGCGCCGCGCTCGCCCGGGCCGCCTCACTGGGCATCGGCTCGGTGCACGAGTGCGGCGGCCCGCAGATCTCCGGCGAGGACGACTTCACCGCCCTGCTCGCGCTCGCCGCGGCCGAACCCGGACCCCGGGTGACCGGCTACTGGGGCGAACTGGTCGCCTCGGCCGCCGAGGCCGACCGGGTACGGGCGCTCGGCGCCGTCGGCGCGGCCGGTGACCTCTTCGTGGACGGCGCCTTCGGCTCGCACACCGCCTGCCTGCACGAGCCCTACGCGGACGCCGACCACCGCGGCGCCTCCTACGTCGACCCCGCACAGATCGCCGCCCATGTCGTGGCCTGTACCGAGGCAGGGCTGCAGGCCGGTTTCCACGCCATCGGCGACGCCGCCGTCGGCGCGGTCACCGAGGGCGTCGCCGTCGCCGCCGAGAAGCTGGGACTCGCCCGGGTACGCGCGGCCCGGCACCGGGTCGAGCACGCGGAGCTGCTGAGCCCCGAAACCGTCGCCGCCTTCGCCGAGTTGGGCCTCACCGCCTCCGTACAGCCCGCCTTCGACGCGCTGTGGGGCGGCGACAGCGGTATGTACGTCGCGCGCCTGGGCGCCGAACGCGCCCGCGCCCTCAACCCGTTCGCGGCTCTGCTGCGCGCCGGAGTGCCGCTCGCCTTCGGCTCGGACTCCCCGGTCACCCCGCTCGACCCGTGGGGCACCGTGCGGGCCGCGGCCTTCCACCGCACCCCCGAGCACCGGGTGTCCGTACGCGCCGCGTTCACCGCGCACACCCGGGGCGGCTGGCGGGCAACGGGCCGCGACGACGCGGGAGTTCTGGTGCCGGGCGCCCCCGCCGACTACGCCGTCTGGCGCACCGGTGACCTGGTGGTGCAGGCGCCGGACGACCGGGTCGCGCGCTGGTCGACCGACCCCCGCTCGGGCACCCCGGGACTGCCCGACCTGAGCCCGGGCGCCCCGCTGCCGGTCTGTCTGCGCACCGTGGTCGGCGGACGGACCGTGTTCGAGGGTGCCTGGTAG
- the fxsA gene encoding FxsA family membrane protein, protein MTTGATPSSAPRPKRSRARRIVPLCLAAWLVLEIWLLILVADAAGGLTVFLLLLAGVLLGGAVVKRAGRRAMRGLSEMVNAQQSGAPPLVSGRSEGNALAMLAGLLLILPGLLSDIAGLLLLVPPVRKALGGAAERAMERRMNKATVGGLHDTIRQARIHRPDGKVVQGEVIRDDAPSGPHHEAGPRPPLRP, encoded by the coding sequence ATGACGACTGGCGCTACGCCTTCCTCGGCCCCACGACCCAAGCGTTCGCGCGCCCGCAGAATCGTGCCGCTGTGCCTGGCCGCCTGGCTGGTCCTGGAGATCTGGCTGCTGATCCTGGTCGCGGACGCGGCCGGGGGGCTCACCGTGTTCCTGTTGCTGCTCGCCGGTGTCCTGCTCGGCGGTGCCGTCGTGAAGCGGGCCGGGCGCCGCGCGATGCGCGGCCTGAGCGAGATGGTCAACGCACAGCAGTCCGGTGCTCCGCCGCTCGTGAGCGGCCGCAGCGAGGGCAACGCGCTGGCCATGCTCGCGGGTCTGCTGCTCATCCTGCCGGGCCTGCTCTCCGACATCGCGGGCCTGCTGCTCCTGGTGCCCCCGGTGCGCAAGGCGCTCGGCGGGGCCGCCGAGCGGGCCATGGAGCGCCGGATGAACAAGGCGACCGTGGGCGGCCTTCACGACACGATCCGGCAGGCTCGAATTCACCGTCCGGACGGAAAAGTTGTGCAGGGTGAGGTCATCAGGGACGACGCGCCTTCCGGCCCGCACCACGAGGCGGGCCCCCGGCCGCCGCTGCGACCCTGA
- a CDS encoding RNA polymerase-binding protein RbpA, which translates to MSERALRGTRLVVTSYETDRGIDLAPRQAVEYACEKGHRFEMPFSVEAEIPPEWECKVCGAQALLVDGDGPEEKKAKPARTHWDMLMERRTREELEEVLAERLAVLRSGAMNIAVHPRDSRKSA; encoded by the coding sequence ATGAGTGAGCGAGCTCTTCGCGGCACGCGCCTCGTGGTGACCAGCTACGAGACCGACCGCGGCATCGACCTGGCACCCCGCCAGGCCGTGGAGTACGCCTGCGAGAAGGGGCACCGGTTCGAGATGCCCTTCTCGGTGGAGGCGGAGATCCCGCCGGAGTGGGAGTGCAAGGTCTGTGGGGCCCAGGCACTCCTCGTGGACGGCGACGGCCCTGAGGAGAAGAAGGCGAAGCCCGCCCGTACGCATTGGGACATGCTGATGGAGCGGCGCACCCGCGAGGAACTGGAAGAGGTGCTCGCCGAGCGTCTCGCGGTTCTGCGCTCCGGTGCGATGAACATCGCCGTACATCCGAGGGACAGCCGCAAGTCCGCCTGA
- a CDS encoding uridine kinase: protein MTTTGPLVRLAQELAALPPSCGPVRLVGVDGHAGSGKSTFTERLAVLCEGAAVLHLDDLASHQELFDWTARLREQVLLPLERGRSARYLPYDWDARRFGPARELPAAPVVLIEGVGAGRAALRPWLARLLWLDLGREESWRRGMRRDGAVQASFWQGWTAAEERHFAEDPSRPFADVLVRQTSEGYVLEPGPRGPDRGPDRHGA, encoded by the coding sequence ATGACCACCACCGGCCCACTCGTCCGTCTGGCCCAGGAACTGGCCGCGCTGCCGCCGTCCTGCGGGCCGGTACGGCTGGTCGGCGTGGACGGGCACGCGGGCTCGGGCAAGTCCACCTTCACCGAACGGCTCGCGGTGCTGTGCGAGGGCGCGGCGGTGCTGCACCTGGACGATCTGGCGAGTCATCAGGAGCTGTTCGACTGGACCGCGCGGCTGCGGGAGCAGGTGCTGCTGCCGCTGGAGCGCGGGCGCAGCGCCCGGTACCTGCCGTACGACTGGGACGCACGGCGCTTCGGACCGGCGCGCGAACTGCCCGCCGCGCCGGTCGTCCTGATCGAGGGCGTGGGCGCGGGTCGGGCGGCGCTGCGGCCGTGGCTGGCCCGGCTGCTGTGGCTGGATCTCGGGCGCGAGGAGTCCTGGCGCCGCGGCATGCGGCGGGACGGCGCTGTCCAGGCCTCGTTCTGGCAAGGCTGGACGGCCGCCGAGGAGCGGCACTTCGCCGAGGACCCGAGCCGCCCCTTCGCCGACGTTCTGGTCCGGCAGACATCGGAGGGGTACGTCCTGGAGCCGGGGCCGCGCGGGCCCGACCGAGGGCCTGACCGTCACGGTGCGTGA
- a CDS encoding SCO1431 family membrane protein, with translation MTSTSVAAARARTRTGGPEEDGPKLLEHVLGWTLVVLLAMLVTQTGLM, from the coding sequence ATGACCTCGACCTCTGTCGCCGCCGCCCGAGCCCGCACCCGTACCGGGGGCCCCGAGGAGGACGGGCCCAAGCTGCTCGAGCATGTGCTCGGCTGGACCCTGGTGGTGCTCCTCGCGATGCTCGTGACGCAGACCGGACTTATGTGA
- a CDS encoding peptidase C39 family protein: MTRAENTSRRTVLAAAGAAALVAAGTALPASAAPGRRRAVPAVDYRAWTSYADFRGGGHRGTRAVDGKRPGLVLAKPAGRIEYKDPHTGKSAEWDWASWTSPEHRTPVPATEVIASWNARTPAGTWIQIELRGTYSDGTDTPWYVLGRWASGDQDIRRTSVDDQKDKKSSVWTDTLAIDDPASGLRLSAYRLRLTLYRKPGSGVSPVVWRVGAMSSDIPDRFEVPASTPGLAKELGVPRYSQNTHVGQYPEYDNGGEAWCSPTSSQMIVEYWGREPSPEDLNWVDPDFADPQVCHAARFTYDYQYEGCGNWPFNTAYAATYKDMQGVVTRLGSLGDLERLIAAGIPAITSQSFRAEELTGAGYGTSGHLMTVIGFTEQGDIIANDPASKDNAAVRRVYKRREWENIWLRTKRYNADGKVVSGTGGVCYLYFPARPSAAQKRALESVGVR; encoded by the coding sequence ATGACCAGAGCAGAGAACACCTCACGCAGGACCGTCCTCGCGGCGGCCGGAGCCGCCGCGCTCGTCGCCGCCGGAACGGCCCTTCCGGCCTCCGCCGCACCGGGTCGCCGCCGCGCCGTGCCCGCTGTGGACTACCGCGCCTGGACCTCGTACGCCGATTTCCGCGGCGGCGGCCACCGGGGCACCCGGGCCGTCGACGGAAAGCGGCCGGGCCTCGTCCTGGCCAAACCGGCGGGACGCATCGAGTACAAGGACCCGCACACCGGGAAGAGCGCCGAGTGGGACTGGGCGAGCTGGACCTCGCCGGAGCACCGGACACCCGTCCCGGCCACCGAGGTCATCGCCTCCTGGAACGCGCGCACGCCCGCGGGCACCTGGATCCAGATCGAGCTCAGGGGCACCTACTCCGACGGCACGGACACACCCTGGTACGTGCTCGGCCGCTGGGCCTCCGGCGACCAGGACATCCGGCGGACCTCGGTCGACGACCAGAAGGACAAGAAGAGCAGCGTCTGGACCGACACCCTCGCCATCGACGACCCGGCCTCCGGGCTGCGGTTGTCGGCGTACCGGCTGCGGCTGACCCTGTACCGCAAGCCCGGCAGCGGGGTGAGCCCGGTCGTCTGGCGCGTGGGCGCGATGAGCTCCGACATCCCCGACCGCTTCGAGGTCCCCGCCTCCACCCCCGGCCTGGCCAAGGAACTCGGGGTGCCGCGCTACTCGCAGAACACCCACGTCGGCCAGTACCCCGAGTACGACAACGGCGGCGAGGCCTGGTGCAGCCCCACCTCCTCGCAGATGATCGTCGAGTACTGGGGCCGCGAACCGAGCCCCGAGGACCTGAACTGGGTCGACCCCGACTTCGCGGACCCCCAGGTCTGCCACGCCGCCCGGTTCACCTACGACTACCAGTACGAGGGCTGCGGGAACTGGCCGTTCAACACGGCGTACGCGGCCACGTACAAGGACATGCAGGGCGTGGTGACCCGGCTCGGCTCGCTCGGTGACCTGGAGCGGCTGATCGCGGCCGGGATCCCGGCCATAACGTCACAGTCCTTCCGGGCCGAGGAACTCACCGGCGCCGGGTACGGCACCTCCGGCCATCTGATGACGGTGATCGGCTTCACGGAGCAGGGCGACATCATCGCCAACGACCCGGCGTCCAAGGACAACGCCGCCGTGCGCCGCGTCTACAAGCGGCGCGAGTGGGAGAACATCTGGCTCCGCACCAAGCGCTACAACGCCGACGGAAAGGTCGTCTCCGGAACTGGCGGCGTCTGCTATCTGTATTTCCCGGCCCGGCCTTCCGCGGCTCAAAAGCGCGCGCTGGAATCCGTCGGGGTGCGCTGA
- a CDS encoding TetR/AcrR family transcriptional regulator produces MQKSSQRESERREARGTERSLARRAELIAVGRKLFADTAYDVLSMDDIAQQAGVAKGLIYYYFKSKRGYYLAIIEDTFADLVTSAAGEAELPNAERVSRTIEGYLRYAELHQAAFRTITRGGIGFDTEVQALRDGVHHAIIGTIAQGAYGRTDIPEIARLSLYGWLCSVEGMTLDWIAEQKLSRATVRDLMVRLLGDTLRTIAEFEPSCPPLPRTDVLPSRGKPHDPPPRCV; encoded by the coding sequence TTGCAGAAGAGTTCACAGCGCGAATCCGAACGCAGGGAAGCGCGCGGCACTGAGCGCTCACTCGCCCGCAGGGCGGAACTCATCGCCGTCGGACGGAAGTTGTTCGCCGACACCGCCTACGACGTCCTGTCGATGGACGACATCGCCCAACAGGCCGGTGTGGCAAAGGGCTTGATCTACTACTACTTCAAGTCGAAGCGCGGCTACTACCTCGCCATCATCGAGGACACCTTCGCCGACCTGGTCACCAGTGCCGCCGGGGAGGCTGAACTCCCCAACGCCGAACGGGTTTCGCGGACCATCGAGGGCTATCTGCGCTACGCCGAGCTCCACCAGGCGGCGTTCCGCACCATCACCCGCGGCGGCATTGGCTTCGACACCGAGGTGCAGGCCCTGCGTGACGGCGTGCACCACGCGATCATCGGCACCATCGCCCAGGGTGCCTACGGCCGGACCGACATCCCCGAGATCGCCCGGCTCAGCCTGTACGGCTGGCTGTGCAGCGTCGAGGGGATGACCCTGGACTGGATCGCCGAGCAGAAGCTGAGCCGCGCCACGGTGCGGGACCTCATGGTGCGCCTGCTCGGCGACACCCTGCGCACCATCGCGGAGTTCGAGCCCTCCTGCCCGCCCCTGCCCCGTACCGACGTGCTGCCCAGCCGGGGCAAGCCGCACGACCCGCCGCCGCGCTGCGTTTGA
- a CDS encoding Lrp/AsnC family transcriptional regulator — MEELDRQIVQLLVKDGRMSYTDLGKATGLSTSAVHQRVRRLEQRGVIRGYAAVVDPEAVGLPMTAFISVKPFDPSAPDDIAERLAGVPEIEACHSVAGDENYILKVRVATPHELENLLSRVRSLAGVSTRTTVVLSTPYEARPPRI; from the coding sequence ATGGAGGAGCTGGATCGACAGATCGTGCAGCTGCTCGTCAAGGACGGGCGGATGAGCTACACGGACCTGGGCAAGGCCACGGGCCTGTCCACCTCGGCCGTGCACCAGCGGGTGCGCAGGCTCGAGCAGCGAGGCGTGATCCGCGGATACGCGGCGGTCGTGGATCCCGAGGCGGTCGGCTTGCCGATGACCGCGTTCATCTCGGTCAAACCCTTCGACCCGAGCGCCCCGGACGACATCGCCGAACGCCTCGCGGGCGTCCCGGAGATCGAGGCGTGCCACAGCGTGGCGGGAGACGAGAACTACATCCTCAAGGTCCGGGTGGCCACTCCGCACGAGCTGGAGAACCTGCTCTCGCGGGTGCGCTCGCTGGCCGGGGTCTCCACCCGCACCACGGTGGTCCTCTCGACGCCCTACGAGGCCAGGCCGCCGCGTATCTGA
- a CDS encoding polyprenol monophosphomannose synthase: protein MSDGGESLAAEDRGARFGPLGTALVIIPTYNEAENITSILGRVREAVPEAHILVADDNSPDGTGKLADEFAVGDDHVHVLHRKGKEGLGAAYLAGFRWGIERDYGVLIEMDADGSHQPEELPRLLTALAGADLVLGSRWVPGGRVVNWPKYREFISRGGSTYSRLMLDVPIRDVTGGFRAFRRETLEGLGLSEVASQGYCFQVDLARRAVKAGFHVVEVPITFVERVHGDSKMSGDIVVEALRRVTSWGIQERLGRINRKH, encoded by the coding sequence ATGAGTGACGGCGGCGAGTCCTTGGCGGCGGAGGACCGGGGGGCGAGGTTCGGTCCCCTCGGCACCGCTCTGGTGATCATCCCGACCTACAACGAGGCGGAGAACATCACCTCGATCCTGGGCCGGGTGCGGGAGGCGGTGCCCGAGGCGCACATCCTCGTCGCGGACGACAACAGCCCGGACGGCACCGGCAAGCTCGCCGACGAGTTCGCCGTCGGGGACGACCACGTCCACGTACTGCACCGCAAGGGCAAGGAGGGCCTCGGCGCCGCCTATCTGGCGGGCTTCCGCTGGGGCATCGAGCGCGACTACGGCGTACTGATCGAGATGGACGCCGACGGCTCCCACCAGCCCGAGGAACTGCCCCGGCTGCTGACCGCCCTCGCCGGCGCCGACCTCGTCCTCGGCTCCCGCTGGGTCCCGGGCGGACGGGTCGTGAACTGGCCCAAGTACCGCGAGTTCATCTCCCGTGGCGGCAGCACCTACTCGCGCCTGATGCTGGACGTGCCGATCCGCGACGTGACCGGCGGCTTCCGGGCCTTCAGGCGGGAGACCCTGGAGGGCCTCGGCCTGTCCGAGGTCGCCTCGCAGGGCTACTGCTTCCAGGTCGACCTGGCCCGCCGCGCGGTCAAGGCCGGGTTCCACGTGGTCGAGGTGCCCATCACCTTCGTCGAGCGGGTGCACGGCGACTCCAAGATGAGCGGCGACATCGTGGTGGAGGCCCTGCGGCGGGTGACGTCCTGGGGCATCCAGGAACGCCTCGGCCGGATCAACCGCAAGCACTGA